From the Montipora capricornis isolate CH-2021 chromosome 2, ASM3666992v2, whole genome shotgun sequence genome, one window contains:
- the LOC138030271 gene encoding ubiquitin carboxyl-terminal hydrolase isozyme L5-like, with translation MAAGGEWCLIESDPGVFTELIRGFGCSGVQVEEIYSLDEASLEDLRPVHGLVFLFKWKPGEEPAGPIVHESRSLGIFFAKQVITNACATQAILSVLLNCNHPDVDLGPTLSSFKDFSATFDSSLKGLSLSNSDVIKKVHNGFSRQQMFEFDAKVPQKDENVYHFVAYVPLHGKLYELDGLRDGPIDLGPCSPENWLTVCKPIIETRMQKYSAEEIHFNLMAIVSSRKAIHLKDIDRLNQRKTQVLEKLEELKSQTSTEGGESMETDQVPSSASELQAIIKNIDRELSRVQTLIVAEDDKMLRYKVENIRRKHNYLPLIMEILKVLAKQGNLVPLVEKAKEEVQAKKAEQAK, from the exons atggcggccggaggTGAATGGTGCCTCATAGAGAGCGATCCTGGTGTTTTCACGGAGTTAATCCGTGGTTTTG GATGTTCTGGTGTCCAAGTAGAAGAAATCTACAGCCTGGATGAAGCATCCTTAGAAGATTTAAG ACCAGTCCATGGTCTTGTATTTCTGTTCAAGTGGAAGCCTGGAGAAGAGCCAGCAGGGCCAATTGTACATGAAAGCAGATCTCTTGGAATTTTCTTTGCCAAGCAA GTGATAACCAACGCTTGTGCCACCCAGGCAATTCTCAGTGTTCTTCTAAACTGCAATCATCCAGATGTAGACTTGGGTCCCACTTTGTCAAGTTTTAAGGACTTTTCAGCCACTTTTGATTCATCA TTGAAGGGTCTAAGCCTTAGTAACTCAGACGTCATCAAAAAAGTACACAATGGCTTTTCCAG GCAACAGATGTTTGAATTTGATGCCAAGGTTCCTCAGAAAGATGAAAATGTTTATCACTTTGTAGCGTATGTTCCGTTGCATGGAAAACTTTATGAACTGGATGGACTAAGAGATGGACCTATTGATCTCG GACCCTGTAGCCCTGAAAACTGGCTTACTGTTTGCAAACCCATCATTGAAACGAGGATGCAGAA ATACTCTGCAGAAGAAATTCATTTTAATCTCATGGCAATAGTATCATCAAGGAAGGCCATTCACCTTAAAGATATCGACCGTCTAAACCAAAGAAAAACGCAAGTCCTGGAAAAG CTCGAAGAACTAAAAAGTCAAACAAGCACCGAG GGAGGTGAATCAATGGAAACAGATCAAGTGCCTTCCTCAGCGAGCGAGTTACAGGCTATAATAAAGAACATTGATCGCGAGCTTTCCAGAGTGCAGACACTTATTGTGGCTGAAGACGATAAGATGTTGCGATATAAG GTTGAAAACATCAGAAGAAAACATAACTATCTGCCCTTGATCATGGAAATTTTAAAAGTGTTAGCCAAACAAGGGAATCTCGTGCCTCTGGTGGAAAAG gcAAAAGAAGAGGTACAAGCTAAAAAGGCAGAGCAAGCCAAGTGA